From Zingiber officinale cultivar Zhangliang chromosome 5B, Zo_v1.1, whole genome shotgun sequence, the proteins below share one genomic window:
- the LOC121984606 gene encoding barley B recombinant-like protein D produces the protein MDEVGHRENARHKNDQYKAVHAQWMMPQHQLKENQTIKLLMAEREKALQERDIAIAEKKTALVERDMAYLQRDTAIAERNGVIIERDNAIAALEYARESCMNTNCAASCSVPRGTKHIYNNQRQHLQPLPSPAHQSHDAPCCQTQDSPINDAFPSSGGSESGMKFNKVKRSRKDTKTQDSSAKKTTKSSRKSKKGVGDDLNKQVTIARTTSEWKGEIAIAEDLNKQVSLTKYNEWKSQDLSLNQVSFDDLAMPVPVCSCTGKYQQCYKWGNGGWQSACCTMTLSMYPLPIMPNKRHARVAGRKMSGSAFRKLLGRLAAEGHDLSQPVDLKDHWAKHGTNRYITIR, from the coding sequence TGGATGATGCCTCAACACCAGCTTAAGGAGAATCAAACCATAAAACTCTTAATGGCTGAGAGGGAGAAAGCGCTCCAAGAACGTGACATTGCCATTGCTGAGAAGAAGACTGCTTTGGTCGAACGAGACATGGCATACCTCCAGCGTGATACAGCAATTGCTGAGAGGAATGGTGTTATCATTGAACGGGACAATGCAATTGCCGCCCTAGAGTATGCCCGCGAGAGTTGCATGAACACTAACTGTGCAGCTAGCTGTTCTGTTCCTCGTGGTACAAAGCACATCTACAATAACCAGCGGCAACATCTTCAGCCTTTGCCCTCTCCAGCACACCAATCACATGATGCTCCTTGCTGCCAAACTCAAGATTCACCAATTAATGATGCATTTCCCAGCTCTGGTGGTTCCGAGTCTGGAATGAAATTCAACAAGGTGAAAAGGTCAAGGAAGGATACTAAAACCCAAGACTCGTCAGCTAAAAAGACGACAAAGTCATCTCGAAAGAGTAAGAAGGGTGTGGGCGACGATTTGAACAAGCAGGTGACTATTGCAAGAACAACTAGCGAATGGAAGGGTGAAATTGCCATTGCAGAGGATCTAAACAAACAGGTTTCCTTGACAAAGTATAATGAGTGGAAGAGTCAAGACCTGAGTCTGAACCAGGTTTCCTTTGATGACTTGGCAATGCCAGTGCCCGTCTGCTCGTGCACCGGGAAGTATCAGCAGTGCTACAAGTGGGGGAATGGTGGATGGCAGTCTGCTTGCTGCACCATGACTCTTTCCATGTATCCATTGCCAATCATGCCTAACAAGCGCCATGCGCGAGTTGCAGGTCGTAAAATGAGCGGAAGTGCATTCAGAAAACTCCTCGGCAGACTTGCAGCAGAAGGGCACGATTTGTCCCAGCCGGTGGACTTGAAGGACCACTGGGCTAAGCACGGAACCAATCGCTACATCACCATCAGGTGA
- the LOC121984607 gene encoding ethylene-responsive transcription factor ERF026-like, which produces MAEHTSAGGHGDQGHDAPLLSPERRYRGVRNRSGKWVSEIREPRKATRIWLGTYPTAEMAAVAYDVAARALRGADAVLNFPDDIADRPAPASASPTHIRAAASAAVAATLKQGQRAEHESAAEQSSAAAVETEVVEGGKYIDEEEIYEMPQLLVSMAEGMLMSPPRLSPHGSDDSPEVSVAGEGLWTYP; this is translated from the coding sequence ATGGCGGAACACACTTCTGCCGGAGGACACGGTGACCAGGGGCACGATGCGCCGCTGCTCTCGCCAGAGCGGCGCTACCGCGGCGTGCGCAACCGCAGCGGCAAGTGGGTGTCGGAGATACGCGAGCCGCGGAAGGCCACTCGCATCTGGCTCGGCACGTACCCGACAGCGGAGATGGCGGCCGTCGCCTACGACGTGGCGGCGCGCGCCCTCCGCGGCGCCGACGCCGTGCTCAACTTCCCCGACGATATCGCCGACCGGCCGGCTCCAGCGTCGGCCTCCCCGACGCACATTCGCGCAGCGGCCTCGGCGGCCGTGGCCGCGACGCTGAAGCAGGGACAGCGAGCAGAGCACGAGTCGGCCGCAGAACAGAGCTCGGCGGCCGCGGTAGAGACGGAGGTGGTGGAAGGAGGGAAATACATTGACGAAGAGGAAATCTACGAAATGCCGCAGCTGCTGGTGAGCATGGCGGAGGGGATGCTGATGAGCCCGCCGCGGCTGAGCCCGCATGGCTCCGACGATTCGCCGGAGGTCTCTGTCGCCGGCGAGGGCCTGTGGACCTATCCGTAA